One genomic window of Cucurbita pepo subsp. pepo cultivar mu-cu-16 unplaced genomic scaffold, ASM280686v2 Cp4.1_scaffold000806, whole genome shotgun sequence includes the following:
- the LOC111785890 gene encoding basic form of pathogenesis-related protein 1-like gives MWTQTLPIMAAFMATFMFLLALTNAQNAPSDYLALHNRARAQVGVDPMQWSNTVAAYAQAYAEKRKGDCAMIHSTGPYGENIAAGYYPEFTGADAVKLWANEKPLYDHASNKCVGGECGHYTQMVWRSSVRLGCARVPCKANSQFVVCNYDPPGNYIGEKPYDSLVV, from the coding sequence ATGTGGACCCAAACCCTTCCGATTATGGCCGCTTTCATGGCCACTTTCATGTTCCTCCTCGCCCTAACCAACGCTCAAAACGCCCCCAGTGACTATCTCGCGCTTCACAACCGCGCTCGAGCCCAGGTCGGCGTCGACCCCATGCAATGGAGCAATACCGTGGCCGCGTACGCTCAAGCCTATgcggaaaaaagaaagggtgaCTGCGCGATGATTCACTCAACCGGGCCGTACGGGGAAAACATAGCCGCTGGGTACTACCCTGAGTTCACCGGGGCGGATGCGGTGAAGCTGTGGGCGAACGAGAAGCCGTTGTATGATCATGCGTCGAATAAATGCGTGGGTGGTGAATGTGGGCACTACACTCAGATGGTGTGGCGAAGCTCGGTCCGGCTTGGATGTGCTAGAGTGCCCTGTAAGGCTAATTCTCAGTTTGTTGTTTGCAATTACGATCCTCCTGGCAACTATATTGGGGAAAAGCCTTATGATTCTTTGGTGGTTTGA